One stretch of Saccharopolyspora erythraea DNA includes these proteins:
- a CDS encoding TetR/AcrR family transcriptional regulator, with protein sequence MSGRTARAERVGATRELILTTAERLFAEHGLFAVSNRQVSEAAGQGNNAAVGYHFGTKGDLVRAIVRRHSGAVEDLRLRMVEATGDSTDVRDWVACLVHPTAEHLDALGTPTWFARFGAQAMTDPGFRPIMVEEALSAPSLHQVMAGLNGCLPELPADVREERYHMARQLLVHMFAERERALDEGTATPRGSWREAATGLVDAITGMWLAPVTPAAAQR encoded by the coding sequence ATGAGCGGCAGGACGGCGCGGGCCGAGCGGGTCGGCGCGACCCGCGAGCTGATCCTGACCACGGCGGAGCGGCTGTTCGCCGAACACGGCCTGTTCGCGGTGTCCAACCGCCAGGTCAGCGAGGCCGCCGGGCAGGGCAACAACGCCGCCGTGGGCTACCACTTCGGCACGAAGGGCGACCTGGTCCGCGCGATCGTGCGCAGGCACTCCGGCGCCGTCGAGGACCTGCGGCTGCGGATGGTGGAGGCCACCGGCGACTCCACCGACGTGCGGGACTGGGTGGCCTGCCTGGTCCACCCGACGGCCGAGCACCTCGACGCGCTGGGCACGCCGACGTGGTTCGCCCGGTTCGGCGCGCAGGCGATGACCGATCCCGGGTTCCGGCCGATCATGGTCGAGGAGGCGCTCAGCGCCCCGTCGCTGCACCAGGTGATGGCCGGGCTCAACGGGTGCCTCCCCGAGCTGCCCGCGGACGTCCGGGAGGAGCGCTACCACATGGCGCGCCAGCTGCTGGTGCACATGTTCGCCGAACGCGAGCGTGCGCTGGACGAGGGCACCGCGACGCCCCGGGGGAGCTGGCGGGAAGCCGCGACCGGGCTCGTCGACGCGATCACGGGGATGTGGCTGGCGCCGGTCACCCCCGCTGCGGCACAACGCTGA